In a genomic window of Lathamus discolor isolate bLatDis1 chromosome 4, bLatDis1.hap1, whole genome shotgun sequence:
- the MORC3 gene encoding MORC family CW-type zinc finger protein 3 isoform X1, whose product MAAKTQGGIRFSALCPKFLHTNSTSHTWPFSAIAELIDNAYDPDVSAKQIWIDKTVINDTICLTFTDNGNGMNSEKLHKMLSFGFSEKSVMNGRVPVGLYGNGFKSGSMRLGKDAIVFTKNGETMSVGLLSQTFLEVTKAEHVMVPIVTFNNHRQISDPVESKNSLKAILTHSLFSTEEKLLAELDAIIGKKGTRIIIWNLRRDKNEKTEFDFDKDKYDIRIPEDLDETGKRGYKKQERLDQIVPESDYSLRAYCSILYLKPTMQIILRGQKVKTQLVSKSLAFIESDIYRPKFLNAKTVRITFGFNCRNKDHYGIMMYHKNRLIKAYERVGCQLKANNMGVGVVGIIECNFLKPTHNKQDFDYTNEYRLTIAALGEKLNDYWNEMKTKANGEYPLALPVEEIQKQPDQTWVQCDSCLKWRKLPDGIEHLPEKWFCSLNPDPQFRNCNVPEEPEDDDLIHPTYEKTYKKKDREKLKKRLEFSHQVHNEVFVKTPVSSSKDFRTFSAVSGKEAVLRSLVPETSNASVKRSLLTLNRSVSSPDSDNSLKRKTPTCVTPVSLKTPRLNDKTFNYHDDDVIILEESSTPKPSAGSDIPVVKTECINLDQEVKQKENCDIGESCSAATSESKTEQLTSSTQTELPKLVVKKEEMEDDIAIQVPRAEVETKEHNVNAVSETSVDLANELKNQLQLLSKEKEMYQNKCEVLTKQVETLEQRIFELNNKYVKKEMCHQSTETVPSFKEESGCERSLSEVTVLYEQALEEIAKLKEQYSTLQNLKTGCADSENKSEVDEIAVQLDDVFRQLDKCSIERDRYKSEVELLEVEKNQFACQCEELKAEIAQLKASIPQAVARANDSTTSNVEDSVNFSDGESLKLRSLRVNVGQLLATIMPDLDLQQVNYDIDVVDEILGQVVEQMHEISST is encoded by the exons CTTTGTCCAAAGTTCTTGCATACCAACTCTACCAGTCACACCTGGCCTTTCAGTGCAATTGCAGAACTTATAG ataATGCGTATGATCCAGATGTGAGCGCTAAACAGATATGGATAGACAAAACGGTGATAAATGACACTATATGCTTGACATTCACTGATAATGGAAATGGTATGAACTCAGAGAAGCTGCACAAAATGCTAAG CTTTGGCTTCAGTGAGAAGTCTGTGATGAATGGCCGTGTTCCGGTAGGACTGTATGGAAATGGGTTTAAGTCAGGGTCAATGCGCCTGGGAAAAGATGCAATAGTCTTCACGAAGAATGGAGAAACCATGAGTGTCGGCCTGTTATCTCAGACTTTCCTTGAAGTAACAAAAGCAGAACATGTCATGGTTCCTATAGTGACATTTAACAACCAT CGACAGATAAGTGATCCAGTGGAATCCAAAAACAGCCTGAAAGCCATCTTAACACattctttattttctactgAGGAGAAATTACTGGCAGAGCTAGATGCTATAAtagggaaaaaaggaacaagaatTATCATTTGGAATCTTAGAAG agataaaaatgaaaaaacggAGTTTGACTTTGACAAGGATAAATATGACATCAGAATTCCAGAAGACTTAGATGAAACGGGCAAAAGAGGATATAAAAAACAAGAGAGACTGGACCAGATTGTTCCAGAAAGTGACTACTCATTGAGA GCTTACTGCAGTATTTTGTACCTGAAGCCAACAATGCAGATCATTCTACGAGGACAAAAAGTGAAAACACAGCTGGTGTCCAAAAGCCTTGCCTTCATTGAAAGTGATATATATAGGCCAAAATTTCTGAAT GCTAAAACAGTAAGAATTACTTTTGGGTTTAACTGCAGAAACAAAGATCATTATGGAATAATGATGTACCATAAAAACAGACTTATCAAAGCTTATGAAAGAGTTGGCTGTCAGTTAAAG GCAAACAACATGGGTGTTGGTGTAGTTGGGATCATTGAATGCAATTTTCTAAAGCCAACTCATAACAAACAAGATTTTGACTACACAAATGAATACAG ACTTACAATAGCAGCATTAGGAGAGAAGCTTAATGATTActggaatgaaatgaaaacaaaggcaaatggAGAATACCCATTAGCTTTGCCAGTTGAGGAGATACA aaaacaGCCTGATCAGACATGGGTACAATGTGATTCGTGTCTGAAATGGCGGAAGCTGCCAGATGGAATAGAGCATTTGCCAGAAAAGTGGTTCTGCTCATTGAACCCTGACCCACAATTCCG GAATTGTAATGTGCCAGAAGAACCAGAAGATGATGACTTAATACATCCTACATATGAGAAAACTTACAAGAAAAA agacagggaaaaactgaagaagCGGCTAGAGTTCAGCCACCAG GTCCATAATGAAGTGTTTGTAAAAACACCTGTTTCTTCAAGTAAAGACTTCAGAACATTCTCAGCTGTGAGTGGAAAGGAAGCTGTTCTAAGATCACTTGTACCAGAAACATCAAATGCTTCTGTCAAAAGATCACTGCTTACTTTAAATAGATCAGTATCTTCACCTGATTCTGATAACAG TCTTAAACGGAAGACACCTACTTGCGTTACACCTGTGTCTTTAAAGACACCTCGATTAAATGACAAAACATTCAACTACCATGATGATGATGTCATTATTTTAGAGGAGAGCAGTACTCCAAAGCCTTCAGCAGGTTCTGATATTCCTGTAGTAAAAACTGAATGTATTAATTTGGATCAAGaagtgaagcagaaagaaaactgtgacATTGGAGAATCTTGCAGTGCAGCTACTTCAGAATCAAAAACTGAACAATTGACCTCATCGACACAGACAGAGCTCCCAAAATTAGTTgttaaaaaggaagagatggAAGATGACATTGCTATTCAAGTTCCCAGGGCAGAGGTGGAAACTAAAGAGCACAATGTTAATGCTGTTTCCGAGACATCAGTAGATCTTgcaaatgaactgaaaaatcagctgcaattattaagcaaagaaaaagaaatgtaccAAAACAAATGTGAAGTATTAACCAAACAAGTAGAAACGCTGGAACAGAGGATTTTTGAATTGAATAATAagtatgtaaaaaaagaaatgtgccaTCAGTCGACTGAGACAGTTCcttcatttaaagaagaaagtggTTGTGAAAGAAGTTTGTCAGAAGTGACCGTTCTGTATGAACAGGCCTTAGAAGAAATAGCAAAACTAAAGGAACAATATAGTACCCTGCAAAACTTAAAAACTGGATGTGCAGATAGTGAAAACAAGAGCGAGGTAGATGAAATTGCTGTGCAACTGGACGATGTTTTCAGGCAACTGGACAAGTGCAGCATTGAGAGAGACAGATATAAAAGCGAG GTTGAACTActggaagtggaaaaaaatcaatttgcCTGTCAGTGTGaagaactgaaagcagaaatcgCACAGTTAAAAGCCTCAATTCCACAAGCAGTAGCACGTGCAAATGATTCTACCACCAGTAATGTAGAAGACTCTGTAAATTTTTCTGATGGAGAAAG CCTGAAACTACGTTCTCTTCGAGTCAATGTTGGACAGCTTCTGGCTACGATCATGCCTGATCTAGACTTGCAGCAAGTCAATTACGATATTGATGTAGTAGATGAAATTTTAGGGCAAGTTGTAGAACAAATGCATGAAATCAGTAGTACTTAG
- the MORC3 gene encoding MORC family CW-type zinc finger protein 3 isoform X2, whose product MNSEKLHKMLSFGFSEKSVMNGRVPVGLYGNGFKSGSMRLGKDAIVFTKNGETMSVGLLSQTFLEVTKAEHVMVPIVTFNNHRQISDPVESKNSLKAILTHSLFSTEEKLLAELDAIIGKKGTRIIIWNLRRDKNEKTEFDFDKDKYDIRIPEDLDETGKRGYKKQERLDQIVPESDYSLRAYCSILYLKPTMQIILRGQKVKTQLVSKSLAFIESDIYRPKFLNAKTVRITFGFNCRNKDHYGIMMYHKNRLIKAYERVGCQLKANNMGVGVVGIIECNFLKPTHNKQDFDYTNEYRLTIAALGEKLNDYWNEMKTKANGEYPLALPVEEIQKQPDQTWVQCDSCLKWRKLPDGIEHLPEKWFCSLNPDPQFRNCNVPEEPEDDDLIHPTYEKTYKKKDREKLKKRLEFSHQVHNEVFVKTPVSSSKDFRTFSAVSGKEAVLRSLVPETSNASVKRSLLTLNRSVSSPDSDNSLKRKTPTCVTPVSLKTPRLNDKTFNYHDDDVIILEESSTPKPSAGSDIPVVKTECINLDQEVKQKENCDIGESCSAATSESKTEQLTSSTQTELPKLVVKKEEMEDDIAIQVPRAEVETKEHNVNAVSETSVDLANELKNQLQLLSKEKEMYQNKCEVLTKQVETLEQRIFELNNKYVKKEMCHQSTETVPSFKEESGCERSLSEVTVLYEQALEEIAKLKEQYSTLQNLKTGCADSENKSEVDEIAVQLDDVFRQLDKCSIERDRYKSEVELLEVEKNQFACQCEELKAEIAQLKASIPQAVARANDSTTSNVEDSVNFSDGESLKLRSLRVNVGQLLATIMPDLDLQQVNYDIDVVDEILGQVVEQMHEISST is encoded by the exons ATGAACTCAGAGAAGCTGCACAAAATGCTAAG CTTTGGCTTCAGTGAGAAGTCTGTGATGAATGGCCGTGTTCCGGTAGGACTGTATGGAAATGGGTTTAAGTCAGGGTCAATGCGCCTGGGAAAAGATGCAATAGTCTTCACGAAGAATGGAGAAACCATGAGTGTCGGCCTGTTATCTCAGACTTTCCTTGAAGTAACAAAAGCAGAACATGTCATGGTTCCTATAGTGACATTTAACAACCAT CGACAGATAAGTGATCCAGTGGAATCCAAAAACAGCCTGAAAGCCATCTTAACACattctttattttctactgAGGAGAAATTACTGGCAGAGCTAGATGCTATAAtagggaaaaaaggaacaagaatTATCATTTGGAATCTTAGAAG agataaaaatgaaaaaacggAGTTTGACTTTGACAAGGATAAATATGACATCAGAATTCCAGAAGACTTAGATGAAACGGGCAAAAGAGGATATAAAAAACAAGAGAGACTGGACCAGATTGTTCCAGAAAGTGACTACTCATTGAGA GCTTACTGCAGTATTTTGTACCTGAAGCCAACAATGCAGATCATTCTACGAGGACAAAAAGTGAAAACACAGCTGGTGTCCAAAAGCCTTGCCTTCATTGAAAGTGATATATATAGGCCAAAATTTCTGAAT GCTAAAACAGTAAGAATTACTTTTGGGTTTAACTGCAGAAACAAAGATCATTATGGAATAATGATGTACCATAAAAACAGACTTATCAAAGCTTATGAAAGAGTTGGCTGTCAGTTAAAG GCAAACAACATGGGTGTTGGTGTAGTTGGGATCATTGAATGCAATTTTCTAAAGCCAACTCATAACAAACAAGATTTTGACTACACAAATGAATACAG ACTTACAATAGCAGCATTAGGAGAGAAGCTTAATGATTActggaatgaaatgaaaacaaaggcaaatggAGAATACCCATTAGCTTTGCCAGTTGAGGAGATACA aaaacaGCCTGATCAGACATGGGTACAATGTGATTCGTGTCTGAAATGGCGGAAGCTGCCAGATGGAATAGAGCATTTGCCAGAAAAGTGGTTCTGCTCATTGAACCCTGACCCACAATTCCG GAATTGTAATGTGCCAGAAGAACCAGAAGATGATGACTTAATACATCCTACATATGAGAAAACTTACAAGAAAAA agacagggaaaaactgaagaagCGGCTAGAGTTCAGCCACCAG GTCCATAATGAAGTGTTTGTAAAAACACCTGTTTCTTCAAGTAAAGACTTCAGAACATTCTCAGCTGTGAGTGGAAAGGAAGCTGTTCTAAGATCACTTGTACCAGAAACATCAAATGCTTCTGTCAAAAGATCACTGCTTACTTTAAATAGATCAGTATCTTCACCTGATTCTGATAACAG TCTTAAACGGAAGACACCTACTTGCGTTACACCTGTGTCTTTAAAGACACCTCGATTAAATGACAAAACATTCAACTACCATGATGATGATGTCATTATTTTAGAGGAGAGCAGTACTCCAAAGCCTTCAGCAGGTTCTGATATTCCTGTAGTAAAAACTGAATGTATTAATTTGGATCAAGaagtgaagcagaaagaaaactgtgacATTGGAGAATCTTGCAGTGCAGCTACTTCAGAATCAAAAACTGAACAATTGACCTCATCGACACAGACAGAGCTCCCAAAATTAGTTgttaaaaaggaagagatggAAGATGACATTGCTATTCAAGTTCCCAGGGCAGAGGTGGAAACTAAAGAGCACAATGTTAATGCTGTTTCCGAGACATCAGTAGATCTTgcaaatgaactgaaaaatcagctgcaattattaagcaaagaaaaagaaatgtaccAAAACAAATGTGAAGTATTAACCAAACAAGTAGAAACGCTGGAACAGAGGATTTTTGAATTGAATAATAagtatgtaaaaaaagaaatgtgccaTCAGTCGACTGAGACAGTTCcttcatttaaagaagaaagtggTTGTGAAAGAAGTTTGTCAGAAGTGACCGTTCTGTATGAACAGGCCTTAGAAGAAATAGCAAAACTAAAGGAACAATATAGTACCCTGCAAAACTTAAAAACTGGATGTGCAGATAGTGAAAACAAGAGCGAGGTAGATGAAATTGCTGTGCAACTGGACGATGTTTTCAGGCAACTGGACAAGTGCAGCATTGAGAGAGACAGATATAAAAGCGAG GTTGAACTActggaagtggaaaaaaatcaatttgcCTGTCAGTGTGaagaactgaaagcagaaatcgCACAGTTAAAAGCCTCAATTCCACAAGCAGTAGCACGTGCAAATGATTCTACCACCAGTAATGTAGAAGACTCTGTAAATTTTTCTGATGGAGAAAG CCTGAAACTACGTTCTCTTCGAGTCAATGTTGGACAGCTTCTGGCTACGATCATGCCTGATCTAGACTTGCAGCAAGTCAATTACGATATTGATGTAGTAGATGAAATTTTAGGGCAAGTTGTAGAACAAATGCATGAAATCAGTAGTACTTAG